In Candidatus Methylomirabilis sp., the sequence GGCGACCGTCGGGCTTCTCCACGACTTCGACTACGAGAAATGGCCGGACCCGAAGGACCATCCCACCCGGGGAGCGGAGATCCTGCGGGCCCGGGGCGTGTCCGAGGAGGTCGTCACGGCCATCCTGTCCCACGCCGAGTATCTGGGGATCCCCCGGACGACCCCCCTCATGAAGACGCTCTTCGCCGTGGACGAACTGTGCGGCTTCCTCACGGCGGCTGCCCTCATCCGGCCCAGCAAGAGCATCCTGGACCTGGAAGCCTCCTCCGTGAAGAAGCGGATGAAGGACAAGGCGTTCGCCCGGAACGTGAAGCGGGAGGACATCGTGACGGGAGCGGAGGGGCTGGGGGTTGCCCTGGACGAGCACATCCAGTTCGTCATCGAGGCGATGCGGGCGGTCGCGGACGACCTGGGATTGCGGGGGAGCGCGGGCGGGGCGGCGTAGGATGCGGATCCTGGGCGTCGAGACCGCGACCGGCCAGGGGGGGGTCGCCATCGTGGGCCCCGAAGGGGTCCTGGCCGAGGTGACCCTGAGCGTGACCGCAGGCTACGGGGAGCGGCTGCTCCCGGCCCTCGACCGGCTCCTGGCCGTAGCCGACCTCAGCCCTGAGCAGGTGGACGGATACGCGATCAGCATCGGCCCGGGCTCGTTCACCGGCCTCCGGATCGGGCTGGCGACGGTCAAGGGCCTCGCCCTCGCCACCGGCAAGCCCCTGGCCGCGGTCCCGACGCTCGAGGCCCTGGCCGCGATCCTCCCCTTCTGTCCCCACCCGGTCTGCCCCCTCCTGGACGCCCGGAAGGGGGAGGTCTACTGCGCCCTCTTTGCGCTGGAGGAGGGGGAGCCGGTCCGCCTGCTGGAGGACGCCGTGTGCCCGCTGGAGGTCCTGCTCCCAAAGATCACGGGCCCCACCGTCTTCGTCGGGGACGGCGTGGCAGCATACGGCGACGCCCTCCGCCTCCGGCTGAGGGGAAGGGCCCTCTTTCCGCCCCCGGGCCGCGCGGGGGCAAGCCCGGCGGTGGTCGCGGCGCGGGGGCGGGCCCGGCTTCTGCGGGGCGAGGCGGAGGATGTGGATCGGCTCGTCCCCCGTTACCTGCGCCTGGCGGAGGCGGAGCTGAAGCTCAAGGCCCGGCGCGAAGGGCGGCCATGAGATCCTCGCGCGCCGCCAGCGACCTTGCCATCACCGTCGTCAGCGAGGAGGACCTGCCCGCGATCCTGGCGATCGAGGCGGCTTCCTTCGCCGCCCCGTGGACGGAGGAGATGTTCCGCTGGGAGCTGGCGCAGGCCGGCACGGGCTTCGCCTGGGTGGCCCGGCGGGGAGCGCGGGTGGTGGGCTACCTCTTCACCTGGCTGGTGGCAGGGGAGTTCCACGTGAATAATATTGCCGTGGCGCCGGCGGACCGAGGGCAGGGCATCGGGGACGCCCTCCTGCGGGTGGGGCTCGAGGCGGCGGTGGTCCGGGGCGCCCGCGTGGCGCTCCTGGAGGTGCGGGAGAGCAACGCGCGGGCCCAGGCCCTGTACGCGCGCTGGGGGTTCGCGGTGGCAGGGCGGCGGAAGCGCTACTACAGCCACCCCACCGAGGATGCCCTCCTGATGCGCTGCGAGGACCTGCCTGGAGCGCTGGCCCGGTGGGGCAGCGACCCTTGACAGCACCCGCGCCCGCCGGATATAAGGGACGGGCATTTCCCGGACCCCGTTCTTCCCCGGCTGAGTGCGTTCCACAGATCAGGGGGGACCCGTCGCCCGGTCCCGGCCTCTGCCGGACCGCCCCCTCACAGGTCGGGGATCTGCGCCGACAACGTGCCATCCTTGAAGGAAGGAGGAGTGCGATGAAGAGGCGGCGATGGATCCTGGCTGGGGTTTCGGGCCTTGCCCTTCTGGTTCCCTTCGTGACCCCACCGGGGGCGGATGCCCAGTGCGCCCTGGGAGTCCCGGTGATCCGGGTGGGCGTCCAGGGCTCCTCGTCCGGCGCCCACGCCGACTACGGCCGCCAGATCCAGATGGGCGCCACGATGGCCGTGGAGGAGATCAACGCCGCGGGCGGCGTTCTTGGCTGCAAGCTCGAGATGAAGTTCGTGGACGAGGAGCTGAAGCCAGCCTCGGCGGTGAAGAACGCCCGCTACCTGGTAACCGAGTGGGGCGCCCACTTCCTGGTCGGGGTGGATTCGAGCGGCTCCGCCATGGCCATCGGCCCGGTCCTCCCCGAGCTGAAGCGGATCCACTTCTTCACCCATGCCGCCACGCACCGTCTCACCGAGGAGCTGGTGGCGCAGAAGGGGATCCAGGAGATCGTCCGGGTGAGTGTCCCGGTGTACCAGGAATCTCTGGCCGCGTGGGTCTTCAAGGACCGGCCGGAGATCAAGCGCTTCGCCACGATCGGCGCCGACTACGAGTACGGTTATTCAACCTGGAACCTCTTCAAGGAGACCATGAAGAAGTTCCGGCCGGACGCCGAGTTCGTGGCGGCAGCCTGGGCGCCATTCTGGACCATGGATTTCTCCCCCCACATCGCGGCCGTGATGGCGCAGAAGCCCGACGCGATCATCGCCACCCCGTGGGCCGGGGAGGCGGTGATGCTCCTCCGGCAGGCGCTGCTCCAGGGTGTGTTTGACAAGATCCAGGTCTGGTTCCAGGGGATGGGTGGGTCCGTGGACGTGCTGGAGGGGATCACGCGGGAGGTCCAGCAGGACAAGTTCAAGGGCAAGCTCTGGGCCACCGCCCGCTACATCCACAACTGGCCCGACACACCGGAGAACAAGGCGTTCAACGAGCGCTTCGACAAGCGGTGGGGGCGGCTCCCCAACTATTCCGCGGAAACGACCTACTCGGCGATCTACATCGCGAAGGCCGCGGTGGAGAAGGCGAAGAGCCTGGAGACGCCGAAGGTCCTGGAGGCGCTGAAGGGGATGCAGATCCAGACGCCCGCCGGCCTTCGGGTCTTCCGGGAGGAGGATCACCAGTTCGTCTATAATGTCCCCGCCGGTCGCGTCGTATGGGACCCGAAGTACCCGATCGCGGTCCTCGGCGACCTGAAGGTCGTCCCGGCTAAAGACTACTATCGGTATCCCCCCTTCACACCTGTCGCGGCGACGAAGTAACGCGTTCGGTCGGGGCTCCTGCCCCCCCGTCTCCCTTCGGGGGAACGGGTGGGCGGGGGCCCCCGCCTTCCACGCCTATGGACACCATTCTCTTTCAGGGTCTCATCGGCCTCTCCCTGGCGATGTACCTCTGGCTCCTGTCGGCCGGCCTCACCATCATCTTTGGTGTCCTCGGCGTCCTGAACTTCGCCCACGGGAGCCTGTTCATGGTGGGGGCGTATCTCGCCTACACCTTCTACGGGATGCTGGAACTTCCCTTCTGGCTCGCGACCCTCCTGAGCCTCCTCGGCGTCGCCCTCCTGGGCCTCGTGATGGAATGGGGGTTCCTCCGCCGCATCTACGACCTTGACCACGCCTACCAGCTCCTCCTGACCTTCGGCTTCATTCTCATCCTGGACGACGCGGTGAAGCTCATCTGGGGGGGCGTCTTCAAGATCCCGCCCATCCCCCCTTTCCTGGAAGGGGCGTGGCCCGTGGCCGGGCGGCTCTTCCCGGTCTACAACGTCTTCCTCATCGCGGTGGGCCTGGCCGTGGCGGTCGGCCTCTGGCTCCTCTTCGAGCGGACCTGGTGGGGGCGGACCGTCCGCGCGACGGCGTCGGACCGGGAGATGGCCAACGCGATCGGCGTGAACGTCCCTCGGGTCTTCTCGGGGGTGTTCATGGTCGGGGCGGCCCTGGCGGCTCTCGGGGGGGCCCTGGGGACGCCGGTGCGCGTAGTGGCCCCGGGGATCGGAGCGGCGATGATCATCCAGGCGTTCATCATCACGGTGATCGGGGGCCTAGGGAACCTGAAGGGGGCCTTCGTCAGCTCGCTGCTCGTCGGCGTCCTCTCTGCCTACGGGACGCTGTTCTTCCCGGTCTTCGAGCTCTTCTTCATCTTCGTGATCATGGCGGTGGTCCTGCTGGTCCGGCCGCAGGGCCTCTTCGCGCGGTGAGGCGATGAGTGAGCGGACGCGCCGTGCCCTCGCGACGCTCGGACGCTCCCCCCAGACCTGGACCCTCCTCCTGGCGGCGGCCCTCTTCCTGCTGCCGCTCGTGGCCGGCCGGTACCTCCTCTACGTCACGATCCACATCCTGATCCTCTCCCTCTTCGCGCTCGGCTTCAACCTCCTCTTCGGGTACACGGGCCTGCTCTCCTTCGGGCAGGCCGGCTTCTTCGCGGTCGGGGCCTACGGCTGCGCCAAGATCCTGCTGGCGATCCCGTCCCTGTTGCTGGGCGTGCTCGGCGGCTCTGCGGCGGCGGGGCTGGCGGCCCTCCTGCTGGGCGCCCTCTCGGTCCGCCACACCCGGATCTACTTCTCGATGCTCACGCTGGCCTTCGGCATGATGATCTACTCGATCGCGTGGAAGTGGCGGGATTTCACGGGCGGGGACGACGGCCTGGTGGGCATCCCGCGCGCCCCGCTCGACCTGCCGGGGCTCGTGACCCTCGACCTCTCGACCATGGAGCGCTACTACACCTTCGTCTTGGTGGTCGCCCTCCTGGCCATCCTGCTCATGTACCGGCTGGTCCGCTCGCCGCTCGGGCTCGCGCTGCAGGGGATCCGGGACAGCGAGAGCCGGGTCGCGTTCGCGGGGCTCTCGGTCGCGACCTATCGCCTCATCGCCTTCACCGTCGCCGGCCTCTATGCGGGGTTGGCCGGATCGCTCCTCCCCCCCCTGGAGAACACCGTGACGCCCCCCATCGCCCATTGGAGCGCCTCCGCCGAGCCGGTCCTGGCCACGCTGCTCGGGGGGATCCATACGTTCGCGGGACCCATCGTCGGCGCATTCCTCTTCTTCGCCATCAAGGATCTCATCGTGCGGTTCACCGAGTACTGGCCGCTGGTCCTCGGCACCATCGTGGTGGTCCTGGTCATGGGCTTCCGCGGCGGCGTGGCCAGCATCGTGGCCGACGCCCTGGCCGCCCGGCCGGGCTTCGGGGCGGGTCCGGGGGGACGCGGGTGAGCGCGCTCCTCGAGACCGCGGACCTCCGGAAATCGTTCGGCCGCCTCATGGCCGTGGACGGGGTGGACCTCCACCTGGCGGCCGGGGTGCTCACGGCGGTCATCGGTCCGAATGGAGCGGGGAAGACCACGCTGATCAACCTGCTGAGCGGCGCCCTCGCCGCCGATGCCGGCCGGGTGCGCTTCCGGGGAGAGGACATCACTGCCCTCCCCGTCCACCAGCGGGTCCGGCGCGGCCTCGCCCGGTCCTTTCAGGTCATGAACATCTTCCCCCGACTGACGGTCCGGCAGAATATCCTCCTGCCCGTCCTGGCCCGCCTGGGGAAGACCGTCCAGCCCTTCTCGACGGTCGCGGCTCACGCGGACGCCCTCGAGGAGGCCGAGCGGCTCCTGCGGGACGTGGACCTGTGGGAGGAGCGGGACCGGCAGGCCGGGACCCTCGCGCACGGCGACCAGCGGCGCCTGGAGCTGGGGCTCGCAGTGGCAACGGCGCCCGCCCTCTGCCTGCTCGACGAGCCGTCTTCGGGGATGAACCCGGTGGAGCGGACGGTGGTCCTGGAGCTCATCCGGAAGCTGTCGGCGCAGCGGAGGACGACCTTCGTCATCGTCGAGCACGACATGGACGTGGTCTTCTCCCTGGCCGAGCGGATCGTCGTCATGAACCGGGGGCGCATCCTCGCCGACGGACCCCCTGCCGCGATCCGGGAGAACCGCGAAGTGCGGGAGACCTACCTGGGGGAGGAGGGGGCGGCGTGATCCTCCAGGTCGAGACCCTCGTCGCGGGCTACGGGGGAAGCGTCGTGGTGCATGGCATCTCGCTCACGGTGGGGGAGGGAGAGATTGTCTGCCTCCTGGGGCGGAACGGAGCCGGGAAGACGACGACCCTGCGGTGCATCATGGGGCTCACCCCGTCCCGCTCGGGCAGCATCCGGTTCAAGGGGAGAGAGGTCGCCGGCCGGCAGCCCTTCGAGATCGCGCGACTCGGGATCGGCTATGTCCCCGACGACCGGCGCATCTTCCCGGACTTGACCGTCGAGGAGAATCTGGTGATCGCGCAGCGGACCGCGGGGGGACAGGACGGCCGGTGGACGACCGAGCGGGTGTATGATCTGTTCCCCGTCCTGCGGCAGCTCCGGGGGAGCCGGGGGAACCACCTCAGCGGCGGCGAGCAGAAGATGCTCGCCATCGGCCGGGCACTGATGCGGAGCCCCGACCTGCTCCTGCTGGACGAGCCGGTGGAGGGGCTGGCGCCGCTCGTGGTGAGGCACCTCGTCGACGTCCTCCGGGAGATCCGCGCGGGAGGGGTGACCATCCTGCTGGCCGACCAGAACCTCAAATTCTGCCGCCAGCTGGCGGACCGAGGGTATATCATGGAGAAGGGGCTGATCCAGCACGCCGGGTCCCTGGAGGTCATCTGGCAGAACGAGGAGGTCGTCCGGCAGTACCTCGCGCTGTAGAGGAGGAGGGCATGGGCAGATTCGTCGGCGTCCTTCCCCCGGTGACCACCCCCTTCGGGCCGGACGGCAGCCTGGCTGCGGAGCGGCTGGCGGCGAATCTCGCGGCCTGGCACGAGACCGGTCTCACGGGCTACCTCCTCCTGGGAAGCAACGCGGAGGCGGTCGCGCTCACCGAGGCCGAGAAGCTCCGCGTCCTGGAGACCGCCCGGGCGCACATCCCCCGGGACCGGTTGCTTTTGGCCGGGACCGGGATGGAAGGGACGGCGGCCACCATCGCCCTCACGAAAGCGGCCGCCCGGCTGGGGGTGGACGGCACCCTCGTGGTGACCCCGGGCTACTACAAGGGTCAGATGCGGGCCCGGGAGCTCCTCGCCCACTACACCGCTGTGGCCGAGGCTTCCCCGATCCCGGTCCTGATCTACAACGTCCCCCAGTTCACGGGAGTGACCGTGGAGCCCGAGGTGGTGGCGAGATTGGCCGAGCACCCGAACATCGTGGGGATGAAAGATTCCTCCGGCAACGTCACGGCCCTCACCGAGTACCTCCGGGTGGCCCCGGAGGGGTTTGCCGTGTTCGTCGGCTCGGCGGCGGTCTTCTACGCCGGCCTCGCCCTGGGGGCCTGCGGGGGGATCCTGGCCCTGGCCAATGCCGCCCCGCGGGCCTGCGTGGAGCTGTACAGCCTCGCCCGGGAAGGGAAGGGGGCGGAGGCCGCGGCCCTGCAGCGCCGGCTCCTGCCGGCCGTCCGGGCCGTCACCACCCGCTTCGGGATCGGGGGACTCAAGTACGCCATGGATCTCCTGGGTACCTACGGCGGTCCGCCCCGGCCTCCGCTCCTTCCTCCCACGGAGGCGGAACGGGCCGAGATTCGCCACGCGCTCGCCGAGTCCGGGCTCCTCGAGGGACGAGGGGGGGAGGGCCGAGGGGGGAAGCCATGATCGACAAGGAGCTGCTGGAGATTCTGGCCTGCCCCGCCTGCAAGGCGGAGGTGCGGCTGGACGAGCCGGCCCAGCGGATCGTCTGCACCCAGTGCGGCCGGCGCTACCCCATCCGGGACGGGATCCCGGTGATG encodes:
- a CDS encoding HDIG domain-containing protein yields the protein MTREEAWALLTEYTRGESLIRHALAVEAAMRAYARRFGTDEDVWATVGLLHDFDYEKWPDPKDHPTRGAEILRARGVSEEVVTAILSHAEYLGIPRTTPLMKTLFAVDELCGFLTAAALIRPSKSILDLEASSVKKRMKDKAFARNVKREDIVTGAEGLGVALDEHIQFVIEAMRAVADDLGLRGSAGGAA
- the tsaB gene encoding tRNA (adenosine(37)-N6)-threonylcarbamoyltransferase complex dimerization subunit type 1 TsaB, which gives rise to MRILGVETATGQGGVAIVGPEGVLAEVTLSVTAGYGERLLPALDRLLAVADLSPEQVDGYAISIGPGSFTGLRIGLATVKGLALATGKPLAAVPTLEALAAILPFCPHPVCPLLDARKGEVYCALFALEEGEPVRLLEDAVCPLEVLLPKITGPTVFVGDGVAAYGDALRLRLRGRALFPPPGRAGASPAVVAARGRARLLRGEAEDVDRLVPRYLRLAEAELKLKARREGRP
- the rimI gene encoding ribosomal protein S18-alanine N-acetyltransferase — translated: MRSSRAASDLAITVVSEEDLPAILAIEAASFAAPWTEEMFRWELAQAGTGFAWVARRGARVVGYLFTWLVAGEFHVNNIAVAPADRGQGIGDALLRVGLEAAVVRGARVALLEVRESNARAQALYARWGFAVAGRRKRYYSHPTEDALLMRCEDLPGALARWGSDP
- a CDS encoding ABC transporter substrate-binding protein, which codes for MKRRRWILAGVSGLALLVPFVTPPGADAQCALGVPVIRVGVQGSSSGAHADYGRQIQMGATMAVEEINAAGGVLGCKLEMKFVDEELKPASAVKNARYLVTEWGAHFLVGVDSSGSAMAIGPVLPELKRIHFFTHAATHRLTEELVAQKGIQEIVRVSVPVYQESLAAWVFKDRPEIKRFATIGADYEYGYSTWNLFKETMKKFRPDAEFVAAAWAPFWTMDFSPHIAAVMAQKPDAIIATPWAGEAVMLLRQALLQGVFDKIQVWFQGMGGSVDVLEGITREVQQDKFKGKLWATARYIHNWPDTPENKAFNERFDKRWGRLPNYSAETTYSAIYIAKAAVEKAKSLETPKVLEALKGMQIQTPAGLRVFREEDHQFVYNVPAGRVVWDPKYPIAVLGDLKVVPAKDYYRYPPFTPVAATK
- a CDS encoding branched-chain amino acid ABC transporter permease, which gives rise to MDTILFQGLIGLSLAMYLWLLSAGLTIIFGVLGVLNFAHGSLFMVGAYLAYTFYGMLELPFWLATLLSLLGVALLGLVMEWGFLRRIYDLDHAYQLLLTFGFILILDDAVKLIWGGVFKIPPIPPFLEGAWPVAGRLFPVYNVFLIAVGLAVAVGLWLLFERTWWGRTVRATASDREMANAIGVNVPRVFSGVFMVGAALAALGGALGTPVRVVAPGIGAAMIIQAFIITVIGGLGNLKGAFVSSLLVGVLSAYGTLFFPVFELFFIFVIMAVVLLVRPQGLFAR
- a CDS encoding branched-chain amino acid ABC transporter permease → MSERTRRALATLGRSPQTWTLLLAAALFLLPLVAGRYLLYVTIHILILSLFALGFNLLFGYTGLLSFGQAGFFAVGAYGCAKILLAIPSLLLGVLGGSAAAGLAALLLGALSVRHTRIYFSMLTLAFGMMIYSIAWKWRDFTGGDDGLVGIPRAPLDLPGLVTLDLSTMERYYTFVLVVALLAILLMYRLVRSPLGLALQGIRDSESRVAFAGLSVATYRLIAFTVAGLYAGLAGSLLPPLENTVTPPIAHWSASAEPVLATLLGGIHTFAGPIVGAFLFFAIKDLIVRFTEYWPLVLGTIVVVLVMGFRGGVASIVADALAARPGFGAGPGGRG
- a CDS encoding ABC transporter ATP-binding protein, translated to MSALLETADLRKSFGRLMAVDGVDLHLAAGVLTAVIGPNGAGKTTLINLLSGALAADAGRVRFRGEDITALPVHQRVRRGLARSFQVMNIFPRLTVRQNILLPVLARLGKTVQPFSTVAAHADALEEAERLLRDVDLWEERDRQAGTLAHGDQRRLELGLAVATAPALCLLDEPSSGMNPVERTVVLELIRKLSAQRRTTFVIVEHDMDVVFSLAERIVVMNRGRILADGPPAAIRENREVRETYLGEEGAA
- a CDS encoding ABC transporter ATP-binding protein — protein: MILQVETLVAGYGGSVVVHGISLTVGEGEIVCLLGRNGAGKTTTLRCIMGLTPSRSGSIRFKGREVAGRQPFEIARLGIGYVPDDRRIFPDLTVEENLVIAQRTAGGQDGRWTTERVYDLFPVLRQLRGSRGNHLSGGEQKMLAIGRALMRSPDLLLLDEPVEGLAPLVVRHLVDVLREIRAGGVTILLADQNLKFCRQLADRGYIMEKGLIQHAGSLEVIWQNEEVVRQYLAL
- a CDS encoding dihydrodipicolinate synthase family protein, translating into MGRFVGVLPPVTTPFGPDGSLAAERLAANLAAWHETGLTGYLLLGSNAEAVALTEAEKLRVLETARAHIPRDRLLLAGTGMEGTAATIALTKAAARLGVDGTLVVTPGYYKGQMRARELLAHYTAVAEASPIPVLIYNVPQFTGVTVEPEVVARLAEHPNIVGMKDSSGNVTALTEYLRVAPEGFAVFVGSAAVFYAGLALGACGGILALANAAPRACVELYSLAREGKGAEAAALQRRLLPAVRAVTTRFGIGGLKYAMDLLGTYGGPPRPPLLPPTEAERAEIRHALAESGLLEGRGGEGRGGKP
- a CDS encoding Trm112 family protein translates to MIDKELLEILACPACKAEVRLDEPAQRIVCTQCGRRYPIRDGIPVMLIDEAEGGPGKS